The region GAGCCAGGGGTCGGCCGGGAAGGCCGCTGTGAGGCCGCTTAACCCGCCGATGCCTTTGAGCGCCAGGACGCCGGCGACGAGTAGTGAGAGGTAGAGAAGGGCCAGCTTGAAGATGCCTGACAGGCCGGTGCCGTTGATGCCGCCGAAAAATACGTACGCGAGGACGATGACGAGGGTGGCGCCGGCCGCCGCTGCCGCGGTGACGCCGAACACGGCGGCGATGAGGTGGATGGCGGAGAGCATGCTGGCGACGATGCTGAAGAAGATGCCGAGCGACGAGGCGAGGCTGATTATGGGGCCGGCGGCTTTGCCGTAATGGAGGACGAGGAACTGGGGGATGGTTTCCAGGCCGGAGCGGCGCAGGGGGCCGGCGTAGAAGACGGACATGACGAGCAGGCCGATACCTGAGCCGAGCGTGAACCACCAGGCGGACAGGCCGACGCAGAAGGCGAGCTGGGCGGTGCCCATCGTCGCCGCGCCGCCGATGATCGTGCCGACGATGGTGCCGGCGACGAGGACGGCGCCTGTGGAGCGGCCGCCGACGCTGAAGTCGTCCGCGGATTTGACTTTGCGGGCCGAGTATAGGCCGAGCCCGAAGGCGAGCAGCAGGGTCGCCGCCAGGCTGAGTAGCTGAATGGCGCTGAGTTGCATGGTGAGTCCCCTCCCCGCGCGACAGGGCGTATTGGTCTTGACCGGCGCCGCGCTTTCATTTACGATTATAGCAAGAATTGTGGTTATACTCCTAATACCAATATTGTTCGATAAGTATACTGTAAAGGTATATAGGGAGGCGACGATATGGATGTCAGGGATATGCGCTATTTTCTGGCGGTTGCCGAGGAGGGCAGCATCAACGCCGCGTCTAAGCGGCTGCATATCGCGCAGCCGCCGCTCAGCCGCCAGATGAGGCAGTTGGAGGAGCGGCTGGGGGTCAAGCTGTTCGAGCGGGGCAGCCGCAAGGTCCGTCTTACCGAGGCCGGGCGGCTGCTGCAGCACCGCGCGGAGCAGCTTTTGGGGCAGCTGGAGAATGCCGTGCAGGAGATGCGGGAGTTCGACGCCGGGACAAGCGGGACTTTGTCGATCGGCACGGTGACGTCCGCGGGGGCGACGATTCTGCCGGGGGTGGCGCGCGTATTCCGCGACAGGTATCCCGGGGTGAGGTTTCAGCTGTGGGAGGGCGAAACGGAGCGGATTATCGAGCTTTTGAACAGAGGGTCGGTGGAGATCGGGATAACCCGGTTTTCGTCCGATTCGGCGATGTACCAGTCGATAAGGCTGCCGAACGAGCCGCTGGTGGCCGCCGTCAGCAAAAACCGCGCCGCCTGGCTGGAGGGCGCGGACGAGCGGGTCGCGCTGCGGGAGTTGGCGGGCAAGCCGCTGCTGATCCACCGCAAGTACGAGGCGATGCTTATCGGGCACTGCGAGCAGTGCGGCTTCGCGCCGGAGATAGTGTGCATGAGCGACGATGTCATGCCGATATTGGCGTGGGCGGACGCCGATATCGGGGTGGCGATCGTGCCGCGGTCGGCTATCGGCCTTGTGCCGGGCGCCAGTCTTGCCTACAGGGTGATCGCCGACCCGCATCTGGAAACGACTTCGGCCGTCGTCTGGCTGCGTGGCCGCTATTTGTCCGCCGCCGCCCGCAATTTCCTGGCGTTGTTCACGGCGCTGCGCGCCGGGGAGCCGGCCGGGGAGTGAGCGCGGGCGGTTGCCGCCGTACCTGGCAGCGGGCGTATTAGCGCCCGGCGGCCGGGAGCTACGGCCGGTCTCCGAGCAGCCGGGACAGGGTGACCGGCTCAAGGCCCTTGGCGCGGATGGCGTCGATGATCGCCGGCAGCGCTTTGACGGTCTGACGGCGGTCGCCGCCGCCGTCGTGGAGAAGGATGACGGACCCTGGCCGGATTTCCGCGGCGACACGCCGGGCCAGTATTTCGGCCGGCGGCTGTTCCCAGTCGCGGGGCACGACCGACCATAGCACGACGTCGAGGCCGGCGTCCCGGCATGCCCGGAAATAGGCGACGTCGAAATAGCCGTAGGGCGGCCGGAAGTAATGCGGTTTCCCGCCGCTGACCGTTTCGATCAGCCGGGCCGCCTCCTGCACTTCCCGCCGGAGCGTCCGGCCGTCGGACCGGGGGGCTTCGGGATGGGTCATGGTGTGGTCGGCGACCTCGTTGCCCCGGTCTGCGACCTGGCGCGCGACCTCGGGATACCGGCGGGCCATCTCCCCGACCATGAAGAAGGTGGCCTTGGCGTGGTGGCGGTCGAGAATGGCCAGTATTTGCGGCGTGTATTCGGGGTGGGGGCCGTCGTCGAAGGTGATGGCGACCTGGCGCTTGTCGGCCGGGCCGTGCCAGTAGATCGTGCCCGCCGATGTTGCGGCCCGCGGCTGTGGAGCGGGGACGGGGGGCGGCGCGGCGGGGGCGGACACGGGGACGGCGGGCCGCGCGGCTACGGGTTGTGCGGCGGCGGGGGCGGCTTCGGCAGCGCCCGGGGGGCCGGGGTAGGCAGCCGTGAATGCCATGCCGTATACGAATATGTAGAGGCCGACGAGGTTGATGACGCAGGTTCGTTTGAGCATTTTCTCCTCCCGGGCGGTTGAAAAGGGCTGACGCGTAGCGCGTTCTTTTTATAGTTTAGCATGTTTGGGCCCGGGGCTGTCGCCTGTTTGCTTTTTTTGGTGTAATTTGTATATTTTTATTTTTTTCTAATAATTAATCTGGTATAATATGTTTATCAGTGTTGTTTTTAATCCTGAGATATAGCGTCATTTCGGCAAACCCATCGAAAGGTGGGGGCGCAAAGCCGTGGGTCTACGGGTTCCATGCGGGGCTTATGACTGCCTGGTTGCTTCCTGAAAAGGGATAGCCAGGCGGTTTTTTATTTGCGAGGAGGTCGATATTATGCAGGGTAAACAGAAGCAAGGCAGATGCCGGTGCGGGAGCAAGGCGTTTGAGGAAGTGGACGCCACCCCGGCCGGAACGGAGAAGGAGCGTCATTTCACCCGGTGCAAGCAATGCGGTCTGGTCATTTCGACTTACCGCTGCGGTAATGTCAGCAAGCCTGCGACAGGCTGGGCGAGGCTCGCCGGGAAGCTGGCAAGCGGGATATAGGATAAGGAAAGGGAAAGGGAACGGGACGCAAAACCCGGCCGGTGGCACCGGCCGGGTTTCTGTTTGTGGTGGGCGAAGAGTTCGCGGGTTATGGGCGTCGCCGCCGAGCCGGCGGCTAGGGGAGTTCTTTAAGCAGCCTGGCGAGACGGTCGGCGGCGGCGTTATACTCGGCCAGGTCTTCGTCGGCGACCGAGGCGAGTTTGACCAGCAGCGCTTGGCAGGCTTCTTTTTTCAGGTCTTCGAGGACGGCCAGCCCCGCCGCCGTGGGACTTATTCTGATTATCCGCCGGTCGAGGCCGTCGAAATCCCGCCGGACGAGCCCCTGGGAGACGAGGCTGTCGACGACGCGGGTCATCTGCTGCTTGGACATCCGGATTTCGTTCGCCAGCAGGGTCATGGTGGCGGCGCCGTTGTCCCGGAGGGTGTCGAGGACGTGGAACTGAAGGGGGCTGAGGTCGGCTTTCGCCTGCAGGACGACCGGGCGCACCAGTTTTTTGTGGAGGATGAAGGCCAGGTGAAGTATTTTATCGGCCGCGGCGGCGCGATATTCCACAGGCAGGTCACTCCTTGCGGTTTTCTTTGTGTTGGGGCAGCGGGAAGGCGCGAATATGGTAATTGTTTGTTTACTGTGTACTTTTAATGATATTTTAGCACGAAAAAAGCCTGGCCGTCGATAGGCCGGGGAGGTAAATGTCGGATAATTCCGACGCATGGCGATAAGCGCGCAAAAAAGCCGCTCTCTTTTCGGGAGGGCGGCTTGCGCGGGGCAGGAGAGCGCGGTAGGGCTAGCGGACGATGGCCTGGAATTCGGGGAGGGCGCGCATGCGGGCGAAATGCTCCTGGCGGCGGGCGACTTCTTTCACTCCTTTGTCGAGGTCGACGGCTTTCCTGAGGTATTCGAGGGCTTCGCGGGTTTCGCCGCGGTCGGCGTGGATGGTGGCGATGCCGTAGTAGCTCCAGGTGTTTTTAGGGTCGCCCCGGAGGGTTTGTTGGAACCAGTGGAGCGAGTTGTCGAGGTCGTCCTGGAGTTTGTAGGCCATGGCCATGTCGTAGAGGGCCGGCACGTAGCCGGGGCGCATGTCGAGGGTTTTGCGGATGAGCGCCATGCCGCCCTTGTAGTCGCCTTCGAAGCAGAGGGCGATCCCTTTGGCGGTGTAAACTTTGTAGTTGGCCGGGTCGGCGGCGATCGCCCGGTCGTATTCGGCCACCGCTGCCCGGTATTCGTACCGCTCGTAGAGGTCGCGGCCGGCGGCGAAGTGTTGTTCCGCCTCGGCGGCCCCGGCACTGTCCGCGGCGAGGGCGGGAGCTTTGCCGGCAACGGGCGGCTTTGCGGGCGGCTGGTTCGCGGGCGCGGGTTGCGGGCCGCAGCCGGCGAGCAGCGCGACCGCCGCGATGATTACGATTGTGGCGGGGATGTTTTTCATGTGTTTCCTCCAGGGCCTGGCGCAGGCAAGTATCATGACAATTTTATCACTTGCCGGTTTGTTGTAAAGACCGCCGTGACGGGAATATCGCGGCGGGGCGTGTCAGACGAGGCTGACGAAGCGGCGCAGGAGGAGTTGCCCGTAGGAGTTGTCCTGCAACGAGGCTTGCAGTTTTTCGACGTCGAACCCCTCCCGGATGAGCGCCTCCCGTTCTTCTTCGATGTAGGCGAGCATTACCGCGGCGTCGAATTCGGGATGGAACTGAACGCCCCAGATGTTGTCGTGAAGGACGAAGGCATGATGGGGTTCGAAGGCGTTCCGCGCCAGCGGACGGGCGGCGGGGGGCAGTTCGAGGACCGACTGGGCGTGATAGACGTGGCCGAGGAATTTGTCCGGCAGGCAGCCCAGCACCGGGTCTTTTTTGCCTGCTTCGTTGAGTTCGATTTCGACGGTGCCCACTTCCTGGCCGCGGGGGTGGTAATCGACGGCGCCGCCCCAGGCGTCGGCGAGGATCTGGTGGCCGAAGCAGAGGCCGAGCACGGGCACGGAGGCGCCGCACATGTGCCTGAGCCAATGGGCGAGGCGCCTGCTCCAGTCCGCCCTGTCCGTGACCATGGCGTGCGAGCCGGTTATGATGACCGCCGAGACGTCGGTAAGCGGCGGCAGGGTTTTGTCGATATAGACCGGGGCGACGACGACGTCGCTCGCCGGCATGCCGGTCCGGTCGATGATATAGTCTTCGAAATCGCCGTATTTTTGGCGGATCGTTGCGAAGGTTGTTCCGGTCTTGATGATAAGCAGTTTTTTCATATCGCGCCCGCACCTCATAAAATAGCCCGAAGGGGGTTACCCCTCGGGCTTCGTCGCTCATCTTTATATTAAATATTGCGCGGCTGTTTGTCAACCGGCGGTAAAAGGCGTCGCCGGGGCGCTAGAATTTGAAGGTGAGGCCATAGCCGATGCCGGAGATTTTGAGATCGTACTTGTAGTCGGTGATGTTGTGAAACTCGAGGTCTTTGTGTTTGGTGGATCTATAGTAGAGGTTGAGTTCGGTGTTCGCCGCCAGAGCGTAGCCGACGCCGAATTCGAAGTTTTCGATCCTGTTGCCGACCCCGGCGACGGCGTAGCCGGTAAGGCGGTCTCCAAGCGGCGCGGAGGCGACGAAGCCGATCTGATAGCCGTTGGCGTTTTTCCCTTGGGCGGAGCTGCCTACGAAAAAGTACCGGCCTTTTATGATGGAGCCGGCGGAAAAGGTCAAATCCGTGCGGGAGTGTGTATAGCCGGCAAAAGCTGCGAAGTTTTTGTCCAGTTTATAGAGGATGTTGATCTGGTTGGCGGTTGTTTCGGTATTGCCGTTGCTGACAGTCAAGGTCTGGTTGGCG is a window of Selenomonadales bacterium 4137-cl DNA encoding:
- a CDS encoding LysR family transcriptional regulator, with translation MDVRDMRYFLAVAEEGSINAASKRLHIAQPPLSRQMRQLEERLGVKLFERGSRKVRLTEAGRLLQHRAEQLLGQLENAVQEMREFDAGTSGTLSIGTVTSAGATILPGVARVFRDRYPGVRFQLWEGETERIIELLNRGSVEIGITRFSSDSAMYQSIRLPNEPLVAAVSKNRAAWLEGADERVALRELAGKPLLIHRKYEAMLIGHCEQCGFAPEIVCMSDDVMPILAWADADIGVAIVPRSAIGLVPGASLAYRVIADPHLETTSAVVWLRGRYLSAAARNFLALFTALRAGEPAGE
- a CDS encoding polysaccharide deacetylase family protein translates to MLKRTCVINLVGLYIFVYGMAFTAAYPGPPGAAEAAPAAAQPVAARPAVPVSAPAAPPPVPAPQPRAATSAGTIYWHGPADKRQVAITFDDGPHPEYTPQILAILDRHHAKATFFMVGEMARRYPEVARQVADRGNEVADHTMTHPEAPRSDGRTLRREVQEAARLIETVSGGKPHYFRPPYGYFDVAYFRACRDAGLDVVLWSVVPRDWEQPPAEILARRVAAEIRPGSVILLHDGGGDRRQTVKALPAIIDAIRAKGLEPVTLSRLLGDRP
- a CDS encoding MarR family transcriptional regulator, coding for MEYRAAAADKILHLAFILHKKLVRPVVLQAKADLSPLQFHVLDTLRDNGAATMTLLANEIRMSKQQMTRVVDSLVSQGLVRRDFDGLDRRIIRISPTAAGLAVLEDLKKEACQALLVKLASVADEDLAEYNAAADRLARLLKELP
- a CDS encoding tetratricopeptide repeat protein — encoded protein: MKNIPATIVIIAAVALLAGCGPQPAPANQPPAKPPVAGKAPALAADSAGAAEAEQHFAAGRDLYERYEYRAAVAEYDRAIAADPANYKVYTAKGIALCFEGDYKGGMALIRKTLDMRPGYVPALYDMAMAYKLQDDLDNSLHWFQQTLRGDPKNTWSYYGIATIHADRGETREALEYLRKAVDLDKGVKEVARRQEHFARMRALPEFQAIVR
- a CDS encoding glutamine amidotransferase, translated to MKKLLIIKTGTTFATIRQKYGDFEDYIIDRTGMPASDVVVAPVYIDKTLPPLTDVSAVIITGSHAMVTDRADWSRRLAHWLRHMCGASVPVLGLCFGHQILADAWGGAVDYHPRGQEVGTVEIELNEAGKKDPVLGCLPDKFLGHVYHAQSVLELPPAARPLARNAFEPHHAFVLHDNIWGVQFHPEFDAAVMLAYIEEEREALIREGFDVEKLQASLQDNSYGQLLLRRFVSLV